From the genome of Vicia villosa cultivar HV-30 ecotype Madison, WI linkage group LG2, Vvil1.0, whole genome shotgun sequence, one region includes:
- the LOC131650058 gene encoding uncharacterized protein LOC131650058, which produces MPESGDHVRFELGMSFASKSLIREAMKSFAMEKIKNLHITKNDRKRVVVRCDKDCPFYMRFSKRVANEYWQLVSMTDDHTCHRTAKNRQATTEWLAKKFIPLLRHTPEMRPKGLVAESLEKWSVKLSSAQAYRAKTRALELIHGAETEQYAYLRNYAEELRRSNPNTTVIIKCGMSDVGPVFERIYICLEACKAAFAYTCRPLIGLDACFLKGEYGGQLMAAVGMDGNNQIYPIAYAVVEAEKRDSWKWFLDLLLADLNKIFPRSYGFISDQQKGLVPAIAELGQNVEHRLCVKHLYGNWKKRYPGTRMKELLWQAARATVVPDWERAMKKIELIDPAACKDMKDIPAAMWSRSAFRTYSHCDLQVNNMCEAFNMAILEYRDKPIITLLEGIKHYITIRIVKQKNLITRFRGNICPRVEQTIERLKKQV; this is translated from the exons ATGCCCGAAAGTGGGGATCATGTGAGATTTGAGCTTGGAATGTCATTTGCCTCAAAAAGTCTTATTAGAGAGGCAATGAAGTCATTTGCAATGGAAAAGATAAAAAACCTACATATCACGAAAAACGATAGGAAACGAGTTGTTGTTAGGTGTGATAAGGACTGTCCCTTTTACATGAGATTTAGTAAAAGGGTAGCGAACGAATACTGGCAGTTGGTGAGCATGACTGATGATCACACTTGTCATAGGACTGCTAAGAATAGGCAAGCTACAACAGAATGGTTGGCTAAGAAATTTATACCACTCTTGAGACATACACCTGAAATGAGGCCAAAGGGGTTGGTTGCAGAGTCACTTGAAAAGTGGAGTGTGAAGTTGTCATCGGCACAAGCATATAGGGCCAAAACAAGAGCATTGGAACTAATACATGGTGCTGAGACTGAGcaatatgcatatttgagaaattATGCCGAGGAGCTCAGAAGGTCTAATCCTAATACCACTGTCATAATCAAGTGTGGTATGTCTGATGTTGGACCTGTTTTTGAGAGGATATACATATGTCTGGAGGCCTGTAAAGCAGCATTCGCATATACCTGCAGGCCTTTGATTGGTCTTGATGCATGTTTTTTGAAGGGTGAGTACGGTGGTCAGCTAATGGCGGCAGTGGGAATGGACGGGAACAATCAGATTTATCCAATTGCTTATGCTGTGGTGGAAGCCGAGAAAAGAGACTCATGGAAGTGGTTTCTGGATCTTTTATTAGCAGATCTGAACAAGATTTTTCCAAGGTCTTATGGTTTTATTTCAGACCAACAAAAG GGCTTGGTGCCAGCTATTGCTGAGTTGGGGCAGAATGTAGAACACAGGCTGTGTGTTAAGCACTTGTACGGAAACTGGAAGAAGAGGTACCCTGGCACACGTATGAAAGAGTTACTATGGCAAGCAGCTAGGGCAACCGTAGTTCCAGATTGGGAAAGAGCCATGAAAAAAATTGAACTTATCGATCCAGCTGCTTGTAAAGACATGAAGGACATTCCGGCTGCCATGTGGAGTAGGTCTGCATTCCGCACTTACAGTCATTGTGATTTGCAGGTAAATAACATGTGTGAGGCGTTCAACATGGCTATATTGGAGTATAGAGACAAGCCCATCATCACTTTACTCGAAGGTATAAAGCATTACATTACAATAAGGATAGTGAAGCAGAAAAATCTCATTACTCGATTCAGAGGCAATATTTGTCCTAGGGTGGAACAAACTattgaaagattgaagaaacaagtCTAA